The Seriola aureovittata isolate HTS-2021-v1 ecotype China chromosome 3, ASM2101889v1, whole genome shotgun sequence genome includes a region encoding these proteins:
- the LOC130166715 gene encoding uncharacterized protein LOC130166715 — MLKVALVLGCLLSLILANPVDMVHQRLARSNSGSNSDSNSNELSVSMSSQQLLQLLLTLIQQRQPVTAPPAATTTAAPTTTTAASTTAAPTTAA; from the exons ATGCTGAAGGTAGCACTTGTGCTTGGATGCCTCCTGAGCCTCATTCTGGCCAATCCT GTGGACATGGTGCACCAACGACTTGCTCGCTCAAACTCTGGCTCAAACTCTGACTCTAACTCCAATGAG CTTTCCGTATCCATGTCTTCACAACAATTGCTCCAGCTCCTTCTTACCCTCATCCAGCAACGACAACCAGTTACTGCTCCACCAGCAGCAACTACTACAGCTGCACCTACAACAACTACAGCAGCCTCTACTACAGCTGCACCTACCACTGCCGCATAA